The Symphalangus syndactylus isolate Jambi chromosome 1, NHGRI_mSymSyn1-v2.1_pri, whole genome shotgun sequence DNA segment tcctgacctcaggtgatctgcccgcctcagcatcccaaagtgctgggattccagatgtgagccactgcacctggccttgttatCAACTTTCTTTGAATTACATAAGTAACAAGTGAATAAAtacacttatcttttttttttttttttttcttgagacggagtcttgctctgtcgcccaggctggagtgcagtggcgcaatctcggctcactgcaagctccgcctcccgggttcacgccattctcctgcctcagcctctccgagtagctgggactacaggcgcccgccaccacgcccggctaatttttttttttttttgtatttttttttttagtagagacggggtttcaccgtggtctcgatctcctgacctcgtgatccgcccgcctcggcctcccaaagtgctgggattacaagcgtgagccaccgcgcccggccctaaataCACTTATCCTGGGAAAAAGTAAAGTGTTGCCCATTTGGCCACATCCCAGTCTGCTTCCCCACCTCCTTCATCCCCGAAATGCAGACACTTCCCTGTGATTTGCTTTGTAGTTTGGGCACCACCTGGTAGGGTAATGGTGCACTGGGAGATAGTAGGCAGGACAGAGAGGTGAGGAACCGCCCAGGTCAGGGGCAGCCCTCAACCCTCATCTGTGTCTGGAGGGAGGTGAGGCAGAGCAGGAGGGCACTCATGGGCCCACTGAGTGCCAGGGGTTGGAGGAAGCCCACAGAGCCCAGTTGTTAGTGCTTCTGCCATTTGTCCCCAAGGGGCAGGACCCTCCTAGTCAGATTGCTCAGAGGCCCACTGTGCTGGCAGCAGCTTGGAGGAGCTGGGAGGTACCTGTGCCCTGGTCTTGGGAGCATACATCTGAGGTGGGGTGGAGGAAAAGCCAcctgtggctctggctaggctgggacCCAGAGGACGTCCTCAGAGCCCAGGAGCCGTGGGATTATGTGAGAAGCCAGTCCTCACTTTGTATGTATCCAGGCAGCTCTCTGGTCTCATACTTATTGTCAGCATCCATGCTTCCTGACTACTGTGGCTGGCTGCCTCCTGATGTCCCATTCTTGGCCTGTGGGGACTGCTTCATCCTGGGAaacccaggcccctcctccagagCTGCCTTTGCAGCGTCTTCACCTCTGGCTGATTGGGGGCCACACAGAGGTGGGAGCAAGGAAGCCTGGGGTCCCGTCTCTCACTGGGGGCCACGGTAGGCAGTGTCCCTGCAGAGTGGCAGCGCCTTTCCCACAGGCCTTCTCTGTTTTATTGCACCCTCTAGTGGAGGAGAAGGTGAAGGAGCAGCTGGAGGCCGCCAAGCCCGAGCCCATCATCGAGGAGGTGGTGAGTGCCTGGGCCACCCTGGCATCCTCGCTGCTTCTGTGTGTCCTGTTTCTCTTCACCACTTGCTCTCCCTCTGCCCCCCATTCCTTCTCGTCACTCCTTTATTCCCTTCCCTCCTGCCTCTTTGCCCTcgtccctctccttcctccttctctttctcccattTCCCTCCTTCTCGAGCCTGCCCTCCCCCTTGTCCTGGGGCGGCCCCTCCACCCTGAGGTGTGTCTCCTCCCTTCCCAGGACCTGGCCAACCTCGCTCCTCGGAAGCCTGACTGGTGAGTGTTGCCTGTGTGGGGCTGGTGTAGGCTGACTCGGGGGCTCTTGGTGCCAGCATGGGCCTGGGGCTTGGCCCTTCCTGCCGTCACAGTGCAGAGACTGGCAGTACAGACATAGAGTTACACGAGATAGCTACTGTTGGAAACCAGTGCTGAGGAGGACATAAGTGGTGGGATGAGAGGGGAGTGATGGAGAGGGGCTCAGGCGCAGGGAGCAGCAAGGCCCCTCATGAAGGCCCTCCTTAGAGGTTGAGAGCCCATCTGCTCCAGAGCTCCCATTTGAGCAAGGCCAACCACTGTCCTTGGGGGCCAGCGGTGGAGGGAAGGGCAGAcacagttttctgttcctgttctaCCACCGTAGCTTGTTCCCTCTGGCCCTGGTTTCCTCCTCTCTGAAATGGAGGTCGTCATCCTTCTTGCTGggctgagagagagagggagagagggtgcTGTGGGCTGGGAGGCTTGTGTCTGTCTTCACCTTGAGCCGGAGGTAGGGCTATATCCCTCTCACCTGATTCTGGGTTGAGTTAACACCAGCTGTTTTAATTTGATGAAACAAAAGCATGGGGCATATGTCCTGGGAAACCCAGAGCCAGAGAGAACGGGCTGAGTGCTTGTGCACTTCTGGATGCCCACAGTGGAGGGGCTGGGCTGGtggctggaggaggagcaggGCCTACAGTGGGCAGGAGCAAGTCACTCCCTGATGGAGACCAGAGGACCAGAGCAAGAGAGGGTCCCTGAGAAACCATCCACCTTTGCCTTAGCTTAGTCCCTTGTGTTGGGTGGGTTTGTGGTGCTAGTCCCCCTGCCTCAGTGGGACAGGGAATGATGGTTCTTGCTGGGTTTCGGAGGGTACAGAAGGGGAATGTCCTGGCCTCTTCCCCAGGGCAGCCCCCTCCAGCAACCGAGCATGACTCCTAATGCCAGAGAGCTGCAAGAGGGGAGGGGGCCCAATGCCACATCAGGCCAGCCTTCACCTTCCTGCTTCTCCTTGCCTCCCTGCTCCAGGGACCTCAAGAGAGATGTGGCCAAGAAGCTGGAGAAACTAAAAAAGCGGACTCAGAGGGCCATTGCTGAGCTGATCCGTAAGTGCAGTGCCTGGGAAGGTGGGGTCCTGCCCACTGGGTGGTGGCACAGGCACAGggctcctccccaccccttctgTCTGCCATCCATCCCAGGTGAAAGGCTGAAAGGCCAGGAAGACAGCCTAGCCTCTGCAGTGGATGCTGCCACTGAACAAAAGGCCTGTGACTCTGACTGAGGCGTGCCCTGCTCCACCACTCGCCCATCAAGCCTGTCCTGCAGGGTATGGTCTTGGGCAGGTTTGGGGGCTAGGCTTGCCATCACCTCCAGTTTGGCTTCTGAGCAGAGACTCCCTGCCCGTCAAGTCTGAAACCCCCATGGGTGAGGTCAGCTGCTTGTCTCCTGGGTGGCCCCTGCCATTCTGAATGGAGGCAGAACCAGCAACAACTCTGGGCATGCCTGTGTCTGCACATGTGGATGTAcatatgtctgtatatatgtatatattttgaactttaaaaaaaaaaatcagcacatAGAGACAAGGAAACCCCTGTGTGTGGCAGAAATGTGTCAGATATTTTCTAGGTCTGAGGGTACGGTGGATTTGGGCTCCACAGGATGGAGATAGGGTGACTGCAGAGGTGGTACTTAATATGTATGAATAACCCCTGTGTTGAGCTGGGCACGTTGAGGCCGGAGGGGTGGGGAACACTCAGGGCTGCCGTCTGCGGCCAAGTTCTGGCCCAGTCCATGGTCAGTGCTGGTCATCTCAAGATCCCTGggtgatagagacagggtctgagaAAGTCCTTTTAAGACCTCCCCCAGACCTAGGCCTTGTAGTAGTCTATGGAGTAGCTGGAGAGGCTCCCACCCTGGTCCTCTGGGGATCCTCACAGTGTGAGAGATACTGGGCCTTGGCAAGCCCCAACTCAGGGCCACTCCAGATTTGATGCCGCTGGCACTGCTTTCCCCactctccccagccccaggcGGCCTCTCTCCCTACTCCACCAGTCAGAGCTAGACTGTGGCTCCCCTAGGACAGAGACCCTGCATGGGAGGGGTGGCCCATTCTGCTAGAGACAGAGACGTTGTAGGCTGAGTTTCAGGTGTGGTTGTGGACCCCAGATCCCCAAGGTTCTGGCTTTAGGACATGAACCTTCTCTGTGGAACTGACTCTCCAGGGTACCTGGCTGGCTGCATCATCTCTGACTGCAGTACCAGTGGCCAACTGGACTTGCATCTCCTCCAGGATGCTTATACCCTTGAGTTTCCTTCGGGATTTCTCCTCGAGCCCCCGGCCTCTGCCCTAAGCCGTCTAGTGTGTTCTTCCTCACCGCAGTGTTCCAGAAACACAATGACCCATCTCTGGCGGACAGTGCCAAGCACTCTGGTCATAGAGGCAGAGTGGGTTTGTGCACACAGAGACCAGCACGCTCACAACCAATGAAAAACCCTTTAAGTTAAAATTATGCAACTATTCTTGGAAGGTAATTCCTGCgtggaaaagaaacagaaacttctGGCTGTGGGTGAGGGCTAAAGTGGTAGCTGGCCAGCTTCTGCATTGAGTAGTAAGACAAGACCAAGACCCTGACTCCCACATGGGGCAGAAACCTTTCCAGTATTTCCTAGGTCCAGGGGTACATGCAGGACTGGAGCCAGGCTCCCTCTGTCCAGTTGCTAAAACTGGAGCTGGGCTTTTTTTCTTATGAACAAAAGGGTGAAAAGATTCGCTGCATCTCCTGGGATTGCAGCTGGAAACAGGATCCATGTCTGTAGCAGTTGAAGGACTTGGATACCTGGTGACTGGCAACTAAGCTGCCACTCAGCATCAGCTCTGGGACTAGAGTAGGATTATCCCCCAGTACGACAGTCCCGAGAGCTAATGAAAGGTGTGCTTCTGGTTTTATGACCCTGGGCGTTGTCctagaaggaaaaacaaagtacCATGCATCATGAGTACtcaaacaaaatttacaaaatacaCGAGAAAATCCAATGCCTTAAAGAATGACCAGTAACCCAAGTGGGAGGATTTATACCCAAGGAAACTGAAATAGTAACAGcctacaaagttttaaaaatgagcattTGTTTTTACGTCAGAGAGATAAAAGAGGGTGTGGTACCCTTAAGAACAGAGATTAGACATAAGAAAGAACTGAGCAGaaattttggaaagaaagaatacagcttttaaaataagaaactcaCTAGAGAGCTAAGTGTATTAACTTACAGTCCAAGAAAGGATTAGTAAATTGGAAGTTAAAGCTGAGACGGTCATAAGAAGGTGGCAGTGAGAGATAAAGAGGGCGAGATGGAGGGTAGCTTGAGAACCTTGTTATACTGATACATGTCCTATAGATGACAGGAGTTCCGAGAAAAGGAAACCAGAGAGAGAAGGTACTTGAAGAAAGAATGGCcaaccacttctttttttttctgagacaaagtgtcactctgtcacccaggctggagtgcagtggtaccatctaggctcactgcaacctctgtctcccgggttcaagtgattctcctgcctcagccacccaagtagctgggattatagatgtgtgccaccacgcccagctaatttttgtatttttactggagacggggtttcaccatgttggccaggctggtctcgaactcctgacttcgggtgatctgtctgcctcgacctcccaaagtgctgggattacaggcatgagccaccgcacccagccggccAACCACTTCTGTTTCTAGTTTCATGGTGGAATAGTTACCTGAACGGATCCTCTCTTTGCAAACAGCTAAAAATACTAGGTAAATAAAGAataacaacaaatattttaaaaatacagcaatGAGCTGGCAAGAAAATAAGGAATACTTTGGCAGAATGTAAAAGAAGTAGCAGAATGCCAAAGTCTGACCTTTGCCTTGAGGGTGTTTGACAAACCAGGTGAAACTGAACATTGTTTTTTGGGGTTCTCGATGCCTGGGCTCAAGACAAGCCAAAACCTTTGCAAAATGTGGGCCCTAATAGAACTCTCCGTAAAGCTGGGTCCCCAAAGGATGACACCCTCTGTGAACTAATAGCAAATCTGCCCTCCTGGCGTCCCATACAAAAGTTAAACCTTGCCACTTACTGAACCGATAAAAGGTCTTCCTTGAGAACTGAGCCAGCCTTCGCGTGGGTTTTTGTACATGAGAATCCCAAGAATTTAAGTGGCCCCACTGGTCCCAGAATGTTGGAAGTCTCAAACACTtgatagaagaaaatgtagatcCTAGCTGGACAAAGCTTTATTCCTATCAGTTCTCAAAGAATTCTCCCTGATGAAGTTCCAAGACATATGAGAATCTTAGGGCCACTCAGTGACCCTGGATGGACAATGACCCTCAAGGATCATCCCCAAACATGACCTGGGCCACTTCATGATGTACTGCCTCACTGCTGCTTAGTATGATGGGCACAGCACCTGTCCCTGCCCACAGTGCGACTAGGAGTCTGGCCCCATATAGGACGATGGCTTGCTGGGAAATGAGCATCAAAGGAAGGGAGCAATAAATTTTGAGCCAagagctttaagttatttttaaaatagaaaagagaaatgaacagGTTGCAGAAAAGCTCATCAGACACACAAGGTAACAGAGCCTCAGGCGCAAAATAACCAGCATCAAAAATGACATGGCTTACAAAGACTTCACACATCAGAATTATCAGCCATGGAATTTAGGtatgtttaaaaattacttaagaaAAAAGATGCGAAAAAAGGAGCAGATTTGCAAAAGAACCAAACCAGtattctggaaataaaaaatatagcagTCTGGCCCCCACCCCTGGCATCTCCAGTTTCCCTTTCTGTGGTGTCAGCTACCTGTGGTCAACCATGTCCGAAACTATCACATGCAATAAGAGACtttgagagagaccacattcacataacttttattactgtatattgttataattgttttctcattagttattgttaatttgttactatgcctaatttataaattaaactttatcataggtatgtatgtataagagaaaacacagtatatatagggttcagtactcGCCACCATTTCGGGCATCCACTGGGgttgggggtcttggaacatccCCCCATGGATAAGGAGTGACTGTATAGCACTATAGTGTGTTATGGCAATTAAAAACCTTGTATCTGTGAATTAGACAAAGGTGAAGAGACAATTAGTGAATGGGGGGCTAGATCTGAAGTTTTCCAAAATGCAGCCCAGCAAGATAAACAGTGATATTGTAAAGCAAGAGGCTGACATGGAGAGTAGAATGAAGAGATCCGATGTAAAGTGACAGAGTTccaggtgggaaaaaaaaaaaaaaaaaaaaaaaaaaaaaccgtgaaAATGAGGCAGAAGCAATATTTAAAAACAGTGGCTGAGAACTTTCCAGAACTTTTGAAAATCACCAATTCACAGATTCAGGAAGACCAGCAAGTCTCAAGCAGGTTAATAGGAAGAACTATACATCcaaatgttctgtttcttcatctgggtGATGATTAGGTATTTTTACTTTGTGAATATTCATTGAACTGTATACATGTTTTATgcactttttgtatgtttattctaAGTAAgcaaatttacttaaaaaaaattctacactTTTTATTAATCATCATTTGCTACACATAAAGTAGCCAAAACTTGGgggcttaaaataacaaacactTATTACCTCAGTTTCTGTGGGCCAGGAATCAAGAGTAGCTTAGCTGGGTAAGTCCAGCTTGGGGTCAGTTGTGAAGCTTCACTCATCTGGAGGctggactggggctggaggatctgtTTCCAAGATGACTCATGGGGCTGTTGATTGGTGGCTCCTGTGTCTTGCCACGTGGACCTCTCCATCGGCCTATGTGTTCTCAAGACATGGCAGGTGGCTTTCCCAGAGTGGCAGTCTAAGAGAGAAGGCAGGAGGGAGCGTTGTGGGGCTTTCTTACGATCTGGCCTTGGAAGCGATATTCTGCTACATTCTGTTTGTAAGAAGCAAGTCACTACGCCCAGCCCACACTTAGAAGAATTAGGTTCCACTTCTGAAGGGAGGACTGTCTAAGAATTTGTGGACTTATTTAAAAACTACCACATACCTAATCACATTGTAATAACATTAAAGAGCACAAAGACCAAGAAAATACCTTAAAATCAGAGAGAAAGGACATACTACCTTTCAAGGAGCAACGTAGCAGCAGATATCTCAGCTATAACCAGTGTAaacaggaatgaaagaaagtTGTCATCCTAGAATTGCATACTCAGGGAAAATATGAGacgtgttttctgttttttacagagatggggtctaactatgttgcccaggctgatcttgaactcctgaactcaagtgatctgcccaccttggcctcccaaagtgctgggattacaggcataagccactgcgcctggcctaagatGTTTTTAGACCAACAAAGTCAGGGATTCTGTCACCAGCAGACTCTCACTAAATGAAAATCTattttggggtaatgaaaatgttctaaaagtgATTGTGGTTGCACAAATATGTGAATATGCTGAATATGCCAAGagccattgaattgtacagtTTAATGGGCGAGCTGTATATgtataaagttgttttttaaaaatgaaataagcattctccttttaaaaaaatcataaaggatATTTTCAGACTGAGGGGCACAATCCCAGATGGAGAGTCCAGAGAAAGGAAGTATAAATGTAAACAAGCACTGACCTTATAAAACAGAAATGTGTTGTGGGGTAAAGCAGGAGCTATTTAGAATACATAACAACAATGGTATGTAAGTTCAGAGGTAGGAGGTGGTTGGGGTTAAGTCCTAGAAGACGCTCACTCAGGAAGAGGGATAAGACTAGGAAACAGGCCTGTTGACATTTCTAGGGTAACCTGAAAAGAGTAGAAACAGAGTGTACCACTTTCAGAGGagatgagagaggaaaaaaaaaaaaaaaaacagaatgagaaaaaagtaactatccaaaagaaagcagagagaaaaggtGGATTGAGTATTGAATCCAGATATATCAGTAATAGCAAGGTATTAgactacttttctttctttttttttcctttaaactcAGTTTGCTGAGTTTAAAAAAACCTGAAGccgaccgggtgcagtggctcatgcctgtaatcccagcacttaaggaggctgaaTTTGCTCGAGTCtcagacagattgcttgagctggttcaagaccagcctgggcaacatggtgaaactccgtcttctacaaaaataaaaaataaaaaaattagccaggcggggtggtgtgtgcctgtagtcgcagctacttgggaggctgaggtgggagatcacctgaacctgggaggtctgagcgacagagtgagaccctgcctcataAATTAATAGAAACAAAGATTAATGGGACTAGAAAAGCTCTATCAAGCACAGGATCAACAAAAGAAAGTGGAGGTGGCAGGAGTGAGGCCAGGCAAGGGAGACTTTCAGAAGCGTCATTAGCTACACCACTGTGCTGTGGAGCAGTGGGACCTCCCACCCACAGCCATAAGAGTGTGAAATGTGTAACTACGTTGGGAAAGTTGAACATGTGCACGCTGGGACCCATCAGTTCCGCTGTTAGTGTACTAGAGAACTGTTGGGCATGTACACCAGGAGACAGGGACAGAAATGCTTGTAGAAGCATTGTTATAGCAcgggcacatgtgtgcacacacgagCACACTAAATCAAAGCCAGAATGTGGTAATAATAAGTTGTCATTCTGACAGTGCAATGTTCCATAGCTGTGAGAAGAGCTACAGCCATGTGCAACAAATGGATAGATGTTGAAAGAAGCAAGTCACGGAAGAAATAGAGATGAGCCATTTGTGTGATGTTCCAAATAGGCAGAGTGAGACAACGTAAGGACACACGCAGGTGGTAAGGCCAGGGCAGAAGAGCAAGGTGGTGATCGTCAACTTCAGGCTTGTAGTTGGCTCTGGAGAGGGGCCCTTTGAGATAATGACAAAGTGTTTTTCTTGGCTTGAGTGATGGGAATTTATTctctatatgtatttatttatttattttatttatttatttttttttttttttgagacggagtcttgctctgtcgcccaggctggagtgcagtggcgcaatctcggctcactgcaagctccgcctcccgggttcacgccattctcctgctacaggcgcccgccaccacgcccggctaattttttgtatttttagtagagacggggtttcaccgtggtctcgatctcctgacctcgtgatccgcccgcctcggcctcccaaagtgctgggattacaagcgtgagccaccgcgcccggccatgtatttatttttatacacctTGCTGTATATGCTGTATTTCAACACACAGGCTTATTTTttatctgtgtatgtatgtatgtatgtatgtatgtatgtatctatctatctatctatctatctatctatctatctatctatctatctatctatctatctatctatatttagaGATAgattctctgtcacccaggctggagtgcagtggcacgatctcagctcactgcaaccttcaccttccgggctcaagcagttctccaacctcagcctctcgagtagctgggactgtggctgtgtgccactacgcctaattttttttttttttttttttttttgtgatgaagtcttgctctgtcggcacgctgcagtgcagtggcgagatcttggctcactgcaacctccgccccctgggttcaagcgattctcgtgcctcagcctcctgagtagctgggactacaggcacgcaccaccatgcccagctaatttttgtatttttagtagagagggggtttcatcatgttggccagggtggtctctatctcttgacctcgtgatccacccgcctcggcctcccaaagtgctgggattacaggtgtgagcccgcgccattttttaatattattagtagagatggggtttcaccattttggccaggctggtctcaaattgacctcaagtgatcctcccacctcaacctcccaaagtgctcaggttataggcgtgagccaccgcgcccagcctattttttcttttttttaaagagcagtttTACTACATCTGCAGTTTGACTCCAGTGTTCTAGATGAGAACATCGaagctaaagggaaaaaataacacAGGCTGCatgtaaaaattttaagagaTTCCCTACAAAGGAATTAGTTTCACTTTTCATCAACAATAGATACCAGAAGACAGTTTTCCTAAGTGCTCAGGAAACAAATGTCAAGTCTGCTCAGTTACCATAAGTAGGGGCATGACAATGTTTCCAAGCTTATGACGCTAAGTGTTTACCATGCACTGATCTTTGCTGAAAGAACTAAAGGATGGGATGCTGAGCAAAAACCAGTCTGGGAGTGGGGAGTGGATATGGGAATCAGGACCGTTTGGCAGCCACCCATGACTGGGCTTAAGCAAGAAGGGGTTTTATTGTCTTGTGTTAAGTCCAAGGTGGTAC contains these protein-coding regions:
- the CCDC12 gene encoding coiled-coil domain-containing protein 12 isoform X2, with translation MEATTAGVGRLEEEALRRKERLKALREKTGRKDKEDGEPKTKHLREEEEEGEKHRELRLRNYVPEDEDLKKRRVPQAKPVAVEEKVKEQLEAAKPEPIIEEVDLANLAPRKPDWDLKRDVAKKLEKLKKRTQRAIAELIRERLKGQEDSLASAVDAATEQKACDSD
- the CCDC12 gene encoding coiled-coil domain-containing protein 12 isoform X1, coding for MEATTAGVGRLEEEALRRKERLKALREKTGRKDKEDGEPKTKHLREEEEEGEKHRELRLRNYVPEDEDLKKRRVPQAKPVAVEEKVKEQLEAAKPEPIIEEVVSAWATLASSLLLCVLFLFTTCSPSAPHSFSSLLYSLPSCLFALVPLLPPSLSPISLLLEPALPLVLGRPLHPEVCLLPSQDLANLAPRKPDW
- the CCDC12 gene encoding coiled-coil domain-containing protein 12 isoform X3 translates to MKGPRQMEQGQALEAIPRELRLRNYVPEDEDLKKRRVPQAKPVAVEEKVKEQLEAAKPEPIIEEVVSAWATLASSLLLCVLFLFTTCSPSAPHSFSSLLYSLPSCLFALVPLLPPSLSPISLLLEPALPLVLGRPLHPEVCLLPSQDLANLAPRKPDW